One genomic region from Thunnus maccoyii chromosome 16, fThuMac1.1, whole genome shotgun sequence encodes:
- the gphb5 gene encoding glycoprotein hormone beta-5, which yields MTLQRRKSQWRPGPLLCCFLLWISLQPDSLHRASAVNLRRFIGCAVREFTFLAKKPGCKGLHITTDACWGRCETWEKPVVDPPFIESYQRVCTYNETRMVTVKLPSCLPNVDPMYTYPVALRCDCGVCLTSTTECITSV from the exons ATGACCCTGCAGAGGAGGAAATCACAATG GAGACCTGGACCGCTGCTGTGCTGCTTTCTGCTCTGGATCTCTCTACAACCAGACTCCCTCCACCGGGCGTCAGCCGTCAACCTGAGGCGTTTCATCGGTTGTGCCGTCCGGGAGTTCACCTTCCTGGCCAAGAAGCCCGGCTGCAAGGGCCTGCACATCACCACCGATGCCTGCTGGGGGCGCTGTGAGACTTGGGAG AAGCCTGTCGTGGACCCTCCCTTCATTGAGTCCTACCAGCGGGTTTGTACGTACAACGAGACTCGTATGGTCACCGTGAAACTTCCCAGCTGCCTGCCAAACGTTGACCCGATGTACACCTATCCTGTGGCTCTGAGATGTGACTGTGGAGTCTGTCTGACCAGCACCACTGAGTGTATCACCTCTGTGTAA